In the genome of Lathyrus oleraceus cultivar Zhongwan6 chromosome 4, CAAS_Psat_ZW6_1.0, whole genome shotgun sequence, the window TATATAAAAAGAGAGAAATGTTCTTACTACAAAATCTGCATTAAGAACATACATTTTCTGATATTCTGATGCTTCTACACTGTGTCACATGGCAGCGTCTCCATCTCCTCAATCATCTCTTGCGTCGCAAACGATTAACGACGACGGAAATAATAGTTCTGTGAAAGAAACAACAACTTCTTCATCCATAAGCAAAATTAGTCCACTTATTTTGTTAGTTATAATAGTATTAGCAATAATCTTTTTTCTCTATGGACTTGTCCAGTTAATATTATGGTTACTGATGAAAAGGCCATCCTCTTCATCTCATTATAATTCCAACAGATTCCAAGAATCGACTCGAACTCGATCTCTTCAGAGGCAACTACAACACCTATTCCACTTGCATGATTCAGGTCTTGACCAAGCTTTCATAAATACTCTTCCTGTTTTCAACTACCAAGATTTACTGGGATTGAAGGAGCCTTTTGACTGTGCTGTGTGTCTATGTGAGTTTTCTGAACAGGATAAGCTGAGGTTGGTTCCTATATGCAGCCATGCCTTTCATATGAATTGTCTTGACACATGGCTTCTCTCAAATTCTACTTGTCCTCTTTGTAGAGCAAATATCTCTAACAATAGTTTCTCTTTGGAGAATGTTAACGTTGTTGAGGATTCTTTGGTTCTGTCACATAGGTTCAATGTCAATGGTGATAAAGAGAATATTATTGAGAAACAAATAGGTGACAAAAGGGTGTTTTCTGTGAAGCTTGGAAAATTCAGAAATAATGGATTGGAGGATGGTAGTAGTACTGGTAGTTGTAGTTTGGATGAAAGGAGATGTTATTCAATGGGTTCATATCAATATGTGTTTTGTGATTCAAATTTGGAAGTGGTTTTGTCTCAATCTTGTGGTGATGATGAAAATGGGAATGTGGAGGGGAAGAGGATAGGGAGTAGAAGCAAAGGTGAGAGTTTCTCGGTTTCTAAGATATGGCTTTGGTCTAAGAAGAGCAAATTTCCTAGTTCTAATACTGTTTTTCCTTGACTTTCTTGTTGTGTAAGAAACTAAGAAAGGTAAATGTTTCATGTGAAATCTCCATTTTCTATTTCGAGTTGCATGTCTTAATTTATGTTTGGTTCTTCTATTTTGTCTCTCAACATGTGAGTTGCATTGCATCATGCATGTATCTATGGTATTAGAAGGATGATACTGTTATAAATCATTGTAAATTTTGAGATGAGAAAGAGTTATTTGTTTCGAATTCCAGATGTGAAACTGTCTAATAATAGTAACATTCTACTCGAAGGAAATTCTGTCCAATAACAATGTTCTAAAGTTTTCTCAATAGAAGATGGGGAGAATGTGTCTTTAAATTTGTGTTTTTAGGTGATGATTTGAATCATGTTAGTCAAATTTTTTTACATGGATTTATATTATTGTACAAAAAATTAGTTTTTATGGTATAAGATAATTTGAATCAACCTTGAATCttgtttgtttcttttatagaAACTGAGTTGCTAGAACAGGGAGAATCATAAAAGAGAGAATGAGGTTGTGCTAGGAGTTTCTTGTTGAGACTCTTGATTTAGGAAACACATTGCAAACACCTCGAGTATTAGGAATTATTACAGAAATTGTTTATGTTTTTTCTGCTGTATTCTTGAGTGAATTATTGAGAATTGAGAGAATGAGAAATGATAATGAACTGGAATATTGCATGGGCCTCAAAGAGGCCGGCTTATTAAGTACTTAGCCCAAGAATAACATAGGAAGAAATTTGGCGTGAAAGGGTGgtgaaagagtatatctttggcaaatatttttgtatcgtatccacagagattaGGTGATATTACTGCCGTTCGATAATTCAAATGTTttaagtttagaaaataacagggttgttttgtttggaaaaatatcttgttaataaatgttaacataaactattaagtggttttagacaaatataaaagcttggcaagattggagttcactatttcacaaatctatgattccctatgacgaataattagattcaagattattgatgatgttcaaatatcctctcaaagtcatttatgtctaaatgatatcgtgatagttattatattgatccttagacgatctctccacctaactatcaatatagcaacctttaatgttcaatatcaaagaatagtaatgaataaatctatctctacaacttattcattacttgaaaatctgttttatgtctaaactcgagtaatctctctcgacaactactcaaatctggttttcaaagtaaagcaaaaacagttccaatacatcaacaatctttatctcatatataaatcaaagtgaatacatagatagatgagaatagctactacctccaatcttgacaaaagggagtttagctcctcatcaccattgttatAAAACAGAAGGATTTAGAAGAAAAACTCTGGTTTTTTTCTATTACAAAAGTTCTACAGCACAATGTGTGAATGAATGGAATAATTTATCAATCccctaggttaaactattttgtctcaaccaaaaaggttgacatttccctatttggacattgtcatcagcagcagaaaagcacttttcaggcagacatcaaaatggcaattactttttctgcacagcagcacatttgacccttggtcagcttgctggattcgcagccttcgcggcgcgaagggagttcgcggcgcgaactgttgctttcccagcttcctgtttggcaagcttcctccaaaatgccatgttgaaaccaaggtcttgcttatccataattctacacaactaacaaaaaatgtgaaataactattcaaaacaaaataaattaaacctaattgcatttatacaaattaatgaagataaaagtgtgtaattacatcaaaacttggtaaaagggaccaataaaaaggtataaaaagtagtacaaattggtccctaacaactctccccaacttagcattttgtttgtccctaaacaaaagtttccaccctcacaaccaaGATCATGACACACAAGATTTAAACAAGCATTTATCAAGaacattcaaatggttcaaaagtgtttggccTCTTCTCAATTCACCTCtctcaattctagacaaacatgaataagggaaatggtaaagtgcaaaaatcattccaagtATCTCAAAGTTatacatgtcaaaattgaatcaaacttacgCACACATCAATgttgatgaataacatgaagggttactttcactcatccaagcagttaaatcaacaacaaatcgaatcatgcggctatcacaacaagtaccaaatcatgtgaaaaatgagaatcaagaggtctttcaaaggttgtaattTGGCTTAGGTTgcaagaaaggatatgattaagagaattcaaaaaggttgcctatcctaagggagcattcccaaagattcaACTCTACCAATTTCCTTTTCCTTGGTCCCTAtcttttcttttcaaatccacacaaccatgagcatattattttttttttttttttttttttttttttatatgctctatggtttcgagggtgatttctttttcttgtttcttttcatattcttACCCTTCCAAAGAAACTCACTATTCCAAGTTCCCTATCAACTcttcactttactctccccaactttagattccacaaccgatttattcaataatgctccctacttaagaataagcaaaaggcaaatttttttgcaaataactcggtttgaggtttcaactgatgcgaaagaaattaggattcatttattccacaattttcaattgattttacaatgatcaatcaaatgaatcctaacaagctcaaagggggttaactaaggattactcctcacaaggttcgTTGATTTAAGCTTTctggtcaagtggtttttctcacaaaaattgcctctatcattttcaaaaatttcacacaacattagattgatgcatgatttagcatgataagaatgagtcaAAATAATGCTCAGTTTCCCGCTTTTTTTTTTTTAGTGCACAATGGAAAGTttcctcacaaatggttaagtcctattttgattcaaaactgacatatacttcaatgaatttatgaaatggaatttgcacacaacatcaacctactcatgttaagtctagaaagcgataaagtgtaccttgaaatgccgacactaattcttatcatcaccactcgaagtatcctatgcttctttctttgcgaacaacTCTTGGTTGCTTTAGGCTTGACTTAAGCGTAAGAACAATTAACTAGAactgttggtaaaccaatttgattaaaaacacacttaaatttcacaaagtactcatgcaattataaaaagactaaagaaaaattaaagtgctaagataaagtcacggtgaactagagccaccaaaaagtacattacaaaattcccaaaacaaaaaaaaacagaattagtcaaaagaaattcaaacaAACAATTCTCTTCTAAACTCCACAAATTCAAtcctcttcctcttcatcaccacctacacctccgagaacatcttccatctcctcatttgggtcagcactacctcctgcacccccataaaatttggcctgcccacaggccaattagcataagctgcATAGTCAGCTTGCGATGGAAAAGTGCGGGCCTCTGATGccagaaacgtgttctggaactgctgctgcatggcatcaaaaagaaatgattgagacctcctggaggcctcaaagttctcacagcagtagttggcaaaagccatctgatcaaaacctgggGTACTCTGAGGTTGAGGTTGAGAACGGGATCTGGCTCGGGACCGAGAGGAAGAAGTACCAGATGCATCAGTCTTCTCATTCGGGTTCTGCAGAAACCTGTTCAAATAAGCGTCACTGATCACACTGGTGATCGAGTAGTGCACTTCCTCAGGGATGTGAACATTGGCCCTACGGCACAATCCCATGATGAGTCCTGGATAAGCTAGCACACCAGCTTTGCCCCCGAAATTTGTTCCACTTAACACAATCTTTCTCATCTCGCATGAAATGAGGGCTGCAACATCCACCGTCTTCCCGATCATGATGCAGTATAAGAGACACCCGACATCCATAggaattgtggtggtgtggcttcttggtCTGATATTGGTTAACAGTAGCACCAAAAAAGCTCTAGCTTCCAAATTGAAATTTTCCCTCTTCCACAATTTCGGGTGCCCTTGGTCATTCACTTCATAAGATTTTCCTCTGAGACAAAGGGTGGCATTGACTGCTTCTAGGTTCCATCTGTCAGCTGCCACCAGGGTATTGTACTCACAACTCTCCCCCTCTCCAAGAGTTAAGGGATGACCTAGATAAGAATTAATGTCATTCCTTCCAAATGACACAATCTTTCCCCTTACCCTGGACTGGTGAATGAAGGTCGTACCTTCCTCACGATGCATCGCATTCGCGTAGAATTCTCGGACAAGGTCGTAGTTGATTGCGGCTTCCGGCTCACACAACTTCATCCATTTTCTTTGCTCGAAAACCTCAACCACTCTGTGATACACTCCAGTTGGAGCCAGGCGGATAAACCTTTCCGGTAGAATAGTCCTCTTGACAAGACTCTCAAAGCGTGCTTCGTGCTCCTCACTGATGAACCTTCGGGTAGCACGGGCCTGAGGAGGTGCTGTGGTCTTAgttctcttagacatctgcaatcaaaaccagcacaaccacaaaacacaAATGACAGCATTAGTCAAAAAGCAAAAAGAAAATGGTTGCTGGAATtcacagttcgcggcgcgaagggaggttcgcggcgcgaaccctgcgatTTCAGGAAATCCCCAATTGCTTCCTAGGGTTTCTCCAAAGAGGGATTTAACATACCCAAACAGTCAAAATGCACAACCCTAACCTAATCCTATTCTATTTCACATAAGCATAGCAATTCCAAACAGCATTCACAGAAAAATACGATCTCTAACCAACCCTAAATTGAAAAACCCCAAAAAGGGATTGGAAGAGAGGAAATGAAGATTACATACCTTTGGAATCTCTACACTTGCAAAAAGAAGAAGATTGGAAGAGTGAAACACTGAAAAACGTTGAGAAATGGTGGAATTTGGGGTTGGGGTGAAAGCGCGGCAAAGGGTTTGAAATGAGGAAGTTTGAAATGAAACTGAATTGACCTAAACAGTATTTAAATGAATTCTGTCACGcaaagttcgcggcgcgaacagggggtcgcggcgcgaactgcatAAAACAGAACCAATAAAAATTTTTTTCATTCaggtcgcggcgcgaacagggggtcgcggcgcgaactgcaaaaaacagaaagcactcaaatttattcaatcagttcgcggcgcgaacaggaggtcgcggcgcgaactgcaaaaaacagaacttCAAAAATTTTAAAACTTCAATCAGAGCTAAAAATCACACAACAGAGAAATTTAAAATGCACACaaacaacgttgggttgcctcccaatcagcgctttgtttaacgtcgttaagagctcgacggtacctcAATTAGCTTGATCCAGATAATGAAAGGACACACACATCACGGGTTATGTCACCGCTATGATAGACTTTCAGTCTTTGCCCATTGACAGTCCAGCTTTCTTGCGACTTTGGGTCCTCTATCACAATGGCACCATAATTCCGTACTTCTTTGACAACAAATGGTCCAGACCATTTGGACTTCAATTTACCCGGAAACAACTTTAACCTTGAATTAAAAAGCAATACCATCTGGCCAACATGAAACTCTTTGGGGCGGACCTTCCCATCATGGTAGGCTTTTGTCTTCTCCTTGTACAGCTTATTGGAATGGTATGCATTGTTCCTTAGTTCCTCCAACTCATGGAGTTGACCTTTCCTTCTctctccagctagagtggagtcgaagttcaagaacttaagagcccataatgctctatgctccatttcaactggaagatgacaagtcttcccatacaccagtTGAAACGGAGTCAGCCCAATAGGAGCTTTGTAAGCAGTGCGATATGCCCACAAAGCCTCATCAAGTTTTAAGGACCAATCCTTTCTTGAGTTTGAAACAGTCTTCTCAAGTATCCGTTTGATTTCCCGGTTTGAAACCTCAGTTTGAccgttcgcttgtgggtggtagggagtggtcactttatgctttacaccataatgttgcaaaactttttctaatggtgtattgcagaagtgtgagcctccatcactcaccaacactcgaggcacaccaaaacgtgaaaatatgttcttctttaaaaatttgatcacggttttggcatcggccttgggtgaggcaattgcttccacccacttcgaaacataatcGACAGCCACTAAAATGTACTCATTAGAGAAggaagaggggaatgggccaacgaaatcaataccccaacagTCAAAAACTTCTACTTCCAGCATGTTGGTcagaggcatttcatcccgttttcctattccgCCACTCCGTTGACAtgcatcacaactcttcgcatgttcgtgcgcatctttgaataaagatggccaataaaaccccgattggagtactttagtggctgttctcaaaccactatagtgacctccatacggagagttgtgacagtgccacagaatgtctcttgattcctccattgttacacaccttctcaaaatattgtctgccccTACTTTAAAAAGATAAGGGTCATCCCagacataatattttgcatcagctaagaatttccttctttgattgcaagtgaggtcttccggtgttaaaccagttgctttgtagttagcaaaatcagcaaaccaaggcctcacttgaatcgcatagagtttttcgtctggaaattcttctctcacctcttcttctttgtttgtaatttctacattgaccaatcgagacaaatgatctgctaccaagttctcggaaccttttttatccctaatctctagatcaaactcttgtaataaaaggatccaacgaataagcctttgttttgaatccggcttggtaagcagatattttattgcagaatggtcagtgtagattacaactcttgaaccaatcaaataagctctaaatttttccaatgcatatactatggctagcaattctttttcagttgttgcgtaattaacttgggcgtcattcaacaccttactagcatagtgtatggcatggaaaactttatcgcttctttgtcctaacaccgcacccactgcataatcgctagcatcacacatgagttcaaaatcaagattccagtttggtgctacgattattggtgcggtgatcaacttttgtttcaaatctaagaaggctttaagacatgactcatcaaaaagaaaaggcgtacctttgttgagtAAATTACTCAGTGGCTTTGCGATCTTTGAGAAGtcttgtatgaatctccggtagaaaccggcatgtcctagaaagcttcttattccTTTAATGTTGGTTGGAGGTGGCAGCTTTTCAATAATTTCCACCTTGGCCTTGTCCACCTCTAGcccttcagaagaaatcttgtgaccaagCACTATACCttcagtgaccataaaattgcatttttc includes:
- the LOC127073897 gene encoding RING-H2 finger protein ATL47: MAASPSPQSSLASQTINDDGNNSSVKETTTSSSISKISPLILLVIIVLAIIFFLYGLVQLILWLLMKRPSSSSHYNSNRFQESTRTRSLQRQLQHLFHLHDSGLDQAFINTLPVFNYQDLLGLKEPFDCAVCLCEFSEQDKLRLVPICSHAFHMNCLDTWLLSNSTCPLCRANISNNSFSLENVNVVEDSLVLSHRFNVNGDKENIIEKQIGDKRVFSVKLGKFRNNGLEDGSSTGSCSLDERRCYSMGSYQYVFCDSNLEVVLSQSCGDDENGNVEGKRIGSRSKGESFSVSKIWLWSKKSKFPSSNTVFP